A region of the Pseudomonadota bacterium genome:
AAGCTGCCATCTACGTAGTTGATGCCGTTTATAATAGACGAGATAGTATTTGCAAAGGCTAATTGTTGGTTATTATGAGTGTGAATCCCTATAGTTTTTCCGGGAAGACGCTCCATGTACTTGGCTGACAGTATATCAATATCTTCTGAGTAAAAAGCACCAAAGCTATCCACAAGATAAATAACAGGTACCCTGCTTTTCGAAAGATCATCTAAAGCTTCATTAAGCTCTCTCATGCCGACAGTGGAAACAGCCATAAGATTGATGGTTGCTTCAAAACCTTTTTCCATGCAGTGATGTGCAAGTTCTATTGCCGCGTCGATCTGATGCACATAGCAGGCGACCCGGACCATATCAAGCATGCTTTCCGATTTTAAAGGAATATCATCATAGTCAATCCTTCCGATATCTGCCATAGCGGATAGTTTAATTTTTCTTTCACCTTCACCGATAACCCGCCTTATATCTTTATCAGCACAAAGCCGCCATGGTCCGAACTTATCGCGGGGAAACGCACTTTCTGAACTGAGGTAACCAACTTCCATATAATCAACGCCAGCCTTGGAATTGGCTTTGTAAACCGCCCGGACAAAATCATCCTCAAACTGCCATTTATTCATCAGCCCCCCGTCACGGACTGTACAATCCAACACCTTTATCTCAGGCCTAAACATTTTTATTAATTCTCCTTTATTATTAAGTTCTTGATAGCTGCTTTTTTGCATAGTTCAACAAAAATTTTTACATTTCGCGCAAGATCCTCAATATTCCGGTTTTCAAGAGCTTCCTTTCCGAACAGCGAAGTGCTTGTCCCAACCGCCTTGACGCCTGCTTTGAAATAATCTCCAATATTTGAACTGTTAACACCGCCTACCGCAACAAGTGGAATTTGGTCAAAGGGCCCCAGCAGATCTTTAATATATTGCGGGCCAAAATGGCCGCACGGAAAAACCTTAACCATATTCGCACCGGCAGACCATGCGTTGTACACTTCGGTTGGAGTAAATGCCCCGGCAATTACCGGTATATTATGAGAAAAGGCATATTCTATTACCGAAGTATCCGTGTTTGGAGTTACAAAAAACATGGCTCCCGAATCCGCTGCTTTTTTAGCTTCATCCAGATTTCGTACGGTTCCGGCGCCCAACAATTTTCCCGAAGGCACAGATTTGCGGCAGTTTGAAATAATTTGAGCAGCATTTTCAGTATTCATTGTAACTTCAATAGCCTGGAGCCCTGAGCTAAAGGAGGCATGCAAAATTTCCTTAAAGAAAGAAGCTTCGATTCCCCTTAAAATACCGATAACCGGAACATCCAGTATAAAAGTCATTTTGTGTCTGCTGTCTCCCGCCTAACAATGTAATCAAATATTATCAAACACATTATCTAATTCGCTATTTAATTCGCTTATTGAAATTTCATCTATAACAGCTTTACCTATTCCGTCAAGCAATACGAAATGAATCCCTTCCCCTTCTCTTTTTTTATCTTTATTAAGCGCATCCATAACCTTATTTTTATCAATTTTTATTGTTGTGGGCAATTCAAGATTTTTAAGCAGAGTTATAATTTGCTGTTTTTCACCGGATGACAGCAAACCTTTTTTTTCAGAAAGGAAAGCGGCAAAGACCATACCCAGGCTTACTGCTTGTCCGTGAGGAATTCCAGTAGTTTTTTCAATAGCATGCCCAATAGTATGACCGAAATTAAGTTTGCGCCTTTCACCTTTTTCCTTCTCATCCCTGTTTACTACAGATGATTTGATTACAACAGAATCATATACAAGTCTCTCAATTACATTGTAATCTATAGACAAAGCTTTTTTATAGTTATTTTCAAGATATTCAAACATGACGGCATCTTCTATGGCGGCATGCTTAACAATTTCGGCAAATCCGCACAAAAGGTCTTTTTGGGGCAGAGTTTTTAAAAGGTTAAGATCACAGATAACAAAGGCCGGCTGGTTAAAGACACCTACCATGTTTTTGTATCCTTTGAAGTTAACGCCGTTTTTACCACCTACGCTGGCATCAACCTGAGAAAGCAATGTGGAAGATACAAATCCGAAAGATACGCCCCTTAGATAAGTTGATGCAACAAACCCAGTAATATCACAGACAATACCACCACCTATGCCTACAATAACACTGGAGCGCTGTGCATTCATGTCCATCAGGTTTTGATATATGTATCCGGCCGTATCAAGAGTTTTTACAGATTCACCGGTACCGATAGTAATTACAGGATAGCCAGGAAATTGGTTGCGATAATGTTTTGAGACGTTTTCATCAGTAATCAGAAAAACATTTTCACCGGGAATATAATTTTTCAGATTTTGTAAACTCTCACCAACTAAAATCTTTGATTGGCCTGTTGATCCGTAAATTTCGATCTTCTTCATTAATAACTCCTTAACTAATAAATGAGTCTTAAATAACCTAGCTTGAGAGAAATTACAAGCCATTGATTTTCTGAAATCCGGCAAAATATGAGAATGGAATAACTTGCTTGGAGTACAAGGGATAAAACAAATTGCAGAGAATTTGTTGTTTCACAGCTTCGTAAAAGATAATTAAGCAAGAAGTTTGCCGATAAATAAAACAATTATTTACTTGACTTAAAGATATTCATATATATCTTAAAATAAATATAAATTAAAATACAGGAGAATTTCATGGAAAAAGTTGAAAACAATATGTACGTCAGTGTTCATTATAAAGGAACTCTGAGTGACGGAGAAGTGTTTGACAGCAGTGAAGGTCGAATGCCCCTTGAAGTGCTGATGGGTGGCGGGCAATTGATAAAAGGTTTTGAAGATTCACTTGTCGGAATGTCTTTAAACGAGAAAAAAACATTTACACTTGCGCCGGAAGATGCCTATGGTCCAAGAAATGACAGCATGATGCATAACTTTCCGTTATCGGAAGTGCCTCCCGGTGTAGTTCCGGAAGTGGGTCAGGTTATCGGCCTTCAAATGCAGGATGGCCGTCAGGTCCCTGCTAAGGTTACACAGATTGATAGTGAAAACGTTATCTTGGATTTAAACCACCCTCTTGCCGGTCAAGAATTGACCTTTGCTATTGAAGTTGTTGGCATTAGTGATAAACCTACCCAGGTTCAGGAAGGTTGCGGCTGCGGCTGTTCATCATCAGATAGTTGCGATGATGGAGGAAGTTGTGGGGACGGGTGCTGCGGATAAATATATGACTTAAAACCGCAAGGTTTTATACTTATATAAAATAACGTATGGGCCGGATCAATAAAGTTTCGGTTCATACGTTATTTTTTTCCTTATACCAAGCTTGGACTTATCCGTTTTTGCCTTTTTGTGGACTGTTAACAGGCCCGGTTTTTATCTGTCAAAATATATATTCTTTCCGGTTATTGAAAGAGGAATTCCCATAATAAAATCCCAGTCAACCATTTTCATGTAGCGTACAACAACTCCAATTCTATACATAATACGATTATCAATATTAAACATGCTTGCTGTTTTTACGGCTGAACCAAGCGCTATGCCCATATCAAGTGTTCTAAAAGCGCAGACAGGACCCATGAAATCTACAGATTTCTTTTCTTGTAAGGAAAGTGTTTTGCAATCCGGATAACCGCATACACCGCAATCCAACCCTAATGGTTTTGCATCTTTTAGGCCTATAAGCACTATTGCATCTGATACGGAAATATTTTTTGCATCCCGATCAAAATCTTTTTTTTCTTTTTTTATTCCGAATTCTATCATTTTTTTTGAAAGCTTCTTAAGATCTTTTCCTTTTAGTATTTGAGTGCAAACATAGTTTTCCCCTTTGCTTTTAGGGGCCGTAGTTGCAGATATAACCATAAGCTGAGCCACCATATCTATAGCTTCCATCAGTATCTCCTTTTTATTGCTTTCATAACAGCTAAATCTAATTTATAATGAAACAAATTTATATTACATTAAAGATGAATACAAGATGTTCAAGCTTTATAATTTATTTACAAGGAGGATAGATATGAAACGATACTCATCTTATATATTAATGCTGTTACTATCCATTGTTTTACTAATTGCAGGATGTTCTACATATAAAATAAAACCCCTTCCCTTTAAATCTCCGACATCTTTAAATAATGCCGTAAACATTGCAGGCGCAGATATAGCAGCAAGAGCATTTACAGATCCAAAAGAAACAAAAGATATTTTCGGTTTTGATATACACGGAGCCGGGATGCTTCCTATCCAGGTGGTGTTTGATAACCAGGGATCTCACGCATTGGAAGTTGTAGGTAATCAGACTTTTCTTGAAGATAAGAATGGAAATCTCTGGCCAATATTGAGCAAAGATATAGCATACGAAAGAGCCACTAAATATGCCAAAACAAAAGAAGTGTTCAAAGAAGGGGCTTATAAAGGTTTACTTGGGGCTGCAGCCGGTGCAGTGATCGGAGCGGCTATAGGGATTGTCTCCGGCGAAAATGTAGCATCAGCAGCCGGAAAAGGTGCTGCTGTTGGTGCCGCTGCCGGTGCAACAATAGGAGGTGCAATCGGCTATGGTTCTGATAATGCAATAAAATCAATAACAAATGACCTGCGTGAAAAATCTCTCCAGAATAACGCAGTATTACCCAAAAACTTGGCGCATGGGATACTGTTTTTCCCTGGTGAAGCTTTATCGGCAAAACAATTGCGTCTGCAGATAAAAGAAACGGATACCGGTGTTTTACATGTGATAAAACTGGAATTTTAAAAATACATAAACATTCAACAATATATGTTAAGCTTTAACCTGTTGACAATTTGAAACGGACTCTTAACTTTTAACTAAATATAATATTATAAACAATGTTATTGGAGAGTATACGATTATGCTTGAAACAAAAGAACAGGTTCTTGAAAAAATACTTACTAAGGGAAAACCGGTCTGTCCGCATTGTAAAACCGAAATGAATCTCTGGGAAGTTCCGTCGATTAACTGCGGGGATGGTTTGGGATGGGGAACACCTTATCTTTATATATGCTTTAATGATGATTGTTCTTCATATACAAGCGGATGGGACAACATTAAAGATAATTATGCTCATAGCGCTTCCTATAGATGTATGTGCTATCCAGGCACCGACCAATTTGAGCTGATTACGGTATTTAGCCCTGCAGGAGCAACAGGACAGATTATAGATGACAAGATAATGGCACAACAGGAAGCATTGAAAGAGGCTACGAAAAAAGGCTTTTCTATTCTTGCCGAATGTTATGTATCAAAAGATTCTCCGTCAGTTATGAGAATTATACTTGATCCGACGGAGCCTGCACGTGTAAGGCTCAAGGCAGCCGAAATGATAGGTGATATAGGTGAAGTAGATGCAATCGAACCTTTAAAAAACTTAAAATTTGAAAACAAGCTTATTAAAGAAAAGGTTGAACAATCGATTTCAAAGATACATGAAAGATCTTTTACCAGAGAATGCCCGTTTTGTGCAGAAATAGTAAAAAAAAGGGCCAATATGTGTAAGCATTGCGGAAAAGAGATTGCCGGACAATAAGCTTTGTCGGTAATGATCCTATAGGATTGATGGATTTCTTATAAATCCATCAATCCTATAGGAGTAAACGCTTTTTAATCTATTTTAAACATTCCGTTTTTTAAAAAAGCTGTAACCTGTTCAAGAACCTTTTTATCATTCATTATAAAAGAATGTGTTTTATGTACCACCAGAAAATCTTTCATACCCAAAAGCTTTGCGCTTTCTACGGAAACCTTTCCATCGCTTTTTCCCGGAATCAGAAACGATGAAATGGGAGTAATTGTTTTATCACCGGTAATAATTCCGACCTCATAATCAGGAGGACCCACTGCTTTTGGAATACTGCCCGGTTTTGTTCCCAATTGTTTTCCTGCAGGCCCGTTTATTAATTTAAAAACGGTGCTTTTTCCAAATTTATCGACGATTTCACTGCCGCTATTCGGAGGACTTAGCATTACAACGCGGCCAAGATTTGAAACTTTATTATTTTCAAGATAGTATCGGACCAGAATGCCTCCCATAGAATGAGTAACAAAATGGATTTTACCGGCACCAAGAGATAAGCATTTTTCAATTGCTTTGGGTATTGTGTCTACAGAAAGTTCCTGTATGGTTTTCCTGCGTGATGGATAGCCGATATTTACTACACGAAAACCTTTGTTTTCAAGGTAATGTTCGAGTTTTAACAAAGATCTTTTAGTACGCGCCAGGCCGTGCAAAAGTATCACAAATTCGGCATTCGTATTTGCAGTTTTTGTGTAACCAACTGTCAGAAGATGAAAAAGCGATATATTCATTTTGTTTATTAAAATGTTTCTTTCGGTGGATTAAAGTATCCGTGCTTTAAATCCGGGAAGTCTTTTTTTATCATAGAAAGAATTGTACTCATGCCGACAGGAGTACTCACCGGCGCAGCTTCAGACATTATCTTCCAATATCTTAAAGGATCAAAATTCAGGTTTCTCCACTGTATGAAATTAACCGGATACTTTTTTAAAAAATCATAAAGAGCAGCCAGTTCTTCCTGTGAATCTGTAAAACCTGGGCAATTAAGATAATTTATGGATATAAACTTTTTCTTTTTAATCGCAATTTTTATACTTTTTATAACATCTGAAAAAGCATACCCTTTTGGACGAAAATATGAAGTATAGCAGGTTTCCCTAACGCTGTTCATACTTATTCTAATACTGTCAAGCCCTGCATCAAAAAGTTTTTCAAGAACATCCGGGATACTACCATTGGTATTCATATTGATAGTTCCGTTTAGGGTCTTTGCACGTATCAGCTTTATTGCAGGTTCAATAACATGAGCAGCAAGCAAGGGATCTCCTTCACAACCCTGGCCAAAACTGACTACACTTTTCTTTACCTTTTTTATATGCTCAATTGCAATTTCTGCAATTTCTTCGGGTGTCGGAGTAAATGAGATTCTATCCTGACTGTTTTTAATATCAGTACTTTTCTGTAACGATAAACAGCCTAAGCATTGTGCGTTACAATTTTTTGAAGTCGGAAGGGGTGCTTCAAATCTTTTCAAGAAAAAATTTTTTGCGGCAGGACATCCATAAGTTAAAGCGCAATTTTCAAGATGCGCGCGCAACCTGTTATGTGGCATTTTTGTTCTCATGGAGCGGATACCCACTAATATTTTGTTGTGCGGCATCAGACGTAAATCCTGCCTTTTTTCACTGTCCACAAGTATTACTGCTGTTCGAAATTTGCCATTGTGCCAGCCAACAGCTCCATATGAAAATAAAGGAAGATGCTTAGCCCCCTTTAGTTCCTTATAAGCGCAAACATGAGAAAGAACATAACCCGGTGAATTGAAAGCTGCTACAGGAAAGATAGGTTCGCCCGGGGCATATGGATTGTTTTTTAAAGTTTCAAGTTTTGATGTTTCAAGATTAAACAGGATTGGATGCCTGTCCGGCAAAAACATAAACTCACCGCCATAAGGCATGGGAACGGTATTTTGTTTAGTCAATGGTATTATAGAAGATGCTGCCATTCCAACAGCAGCATAGCCATCAAGTTCGAATATTGTGCCCTTTTCATCGGCAACAAGAGCTGTAACAAGGTCTTTTTTTTTAAAAGATTCAATATTCATTGTGAATAATATAAACTGATAGTTTGCGTATAAAACTAAATGGAATCATTTTTCGAAAGAAGAGCTTTGGTCCATCCACCGCCAAGAGCCTTATAAAGAACAATCTGGCTGTTAATTACTTCCGTCTGATAGCTTATGAGATTTAGAGATGAATTCAGATATCCGCGTTGAGCATCAAGCACTGTAAGATAATCAACAACTCCAACTTCATACTTCTTGTTGGCAAGAAATAAAACCCTTTCAAGCGCTTTTAACTCCTCTTCCTGGGCGCTAAGCTTATTGCCGGAAGTCTTGATCTTGATCAAAGCATCATGTACTTCCTTAAAAGCGGTTTTTACTGTTTTTACATATTGAATGACGGCTTGTTTCTGCTGTGCTTCTGTAATTTTAACATTTGAATTTCTTCTGCCGAAATCAAGAACAGGTTCTATTAAATTTCCACCTATATTCCACATTCTTGCTGATGATTGCATCAGATTGTCTAATTCAAAGCTATGCAGTCCCAAAGCGCCGGTAAGGGATATTGATGGGAAATAAGCAGCCTTTGCCACGCCGATTTGAAAGTTAGCGGCTTTTAAAGTTTCTTCAGCCTGTAAAATATCCGGCCTGTTTTCAAGCAGCTTTGACGGGAGCAAGGCAGGCACTTTAATTGGTTCGGGCAATTGAAGATTTATATTATAAAGATTATCAAATATTTCATTGGGAGTTTTACCTAAAATAAGAGATAGGGTGTTCTTTAATAAAGCATCCTGCTCTTTTAAATTTTCAAGCAAAATTTTCACGGAATCATATTGAGCCTTTGCCTGCTGTACAACCATTTCATCAAGGATACCATGCTTGAACTGCTTTTGCCTGAACTCATAGATTTCCTTATAACTAGTTAATATGTTTTCGGTAGTTTGTAACTGCCGCGCAAGAGATACAAGATTAAAATATACTGTTGCAACATTTGAGACAAGGCTAAGCTGCAGAGTATCTTTTCCTGCTTTTGTTGAAAGCAGGGTAGAGTAAGCTGCTTCCTTCCGGTTTTTTAATTTACCCCAGAGATCCAGCTCATATGCCACATCTGCTGAAAGAGAAAAATAATTATTCGTATATGCACTTCCCAATTGAGAAGCCTCAGCGCTTGTTCTTTGCCTTGATGCTGCTGCGTTGGCATTTATAAAGGGAAAACGGTCGGCTTTGGCAAAACCCAGCCTGTATCTTGCTTCTTCAATCCTTGTAGCCGCCAATTTCAGGTCATCGTTATTTTTCAATGCTTCTTCTATAAGCATATTTAAATTTTCATCTTTATAATTTTGCCACCATTTTGTATTTATAGCAGTATCACAGGCAGTCTTTGCAAGATCCGGAGGCAGATTGACCTGCGGTTTAGAATATTTTGGTGCAAAAGAACAACTGTAAAATCCAATTGCCGAGACTAATAAGTATATATAAAGCCTTTTTTTCATCTTTTCACCTTTTCTTCAAATATTTGTTTTGCCCTCATAATCAGATAATAAAATAAAGGGATGGCAAATACTCCGATTGTTGTTGCCAAAAACATTCCGGCTACAACTGTTGTGCCTATGATATTTCTGCTGCCGGCTCCGGCTCCGGTCCCGAGGGCAAGAGGAAGTGTTCCGGCTATAAAGGCAAAAGAAGTCATAACTATCGGCCTGAATCTTATCCTTGCAGCTTCCACAGTTGCTTCGAACAAAGGCATTCCATGCTTTTTGTAGCGTTCTTCGGCAAATTCAACAATTAAAATAGCATTTTTTGCCGCAAGTCCAACCAAAGTAATAATACCTACCTGGAAATATATATCACTTTCAAGTCCTCTTAGCAATACACCAAGTATAGCGCCGAATATTGCAAAAGGTATGGACAGGATAATTGCAACAGGAGCCAGCCAGCTTTCATAAAGAGCAATAAGTATCAAAAACACAAAAACAACTGCATAGACAGTAGCTACATAACCTGTCTGAGCCAGACTTTTCTCCTGATAGGAAGTTCCTGCCCAGGCAATTGTATATCCGGTCGGTAAGACTTCAAGAGCTGTGTCTTCTATTGCCTTAAGCGCAGCGCCGCTTGAAAATCCGTGTCTTGGTTCACCAATAATTTTTGCAGCCGGAAACATGTTAAATCTTTCAACAACACTGGTATCAATTATTCTTTTCAAGGTAATAAGAGAACTTACCGGCACCAGTTCTCCATACTGTGAACGAACAAAGACTTTATTGTAATCATTTAGTGATTCTCTGAATTTGCCTTCGGACTGCATGTTTACATGATATGTTTTCCCGTACAGATTTACGTCATTAACATAGCTTTTACCAAATGTCATTTGAAGTGTTTTGTACAACTTATCTATTTCTACCCCTAAAGATTTTGCTTTCTCCCTGTTTACCACAACAGAATAATGCGGCACATTGGTATTAAGAGTCGTACGCACCGCCATCAAAGTAGGGTTCTGGTTAGCCCTTTTAACAATTTCCTGAATGTATCCATTCAGTTTATCGATGGACTCTCCCGTTCTGTTCTGTATATACATTTCAAATCCGCCGGTATTGCTTAATCCGCTTATTGGAGGGGGAGTAACGGCAAATATCAGTGAATTCTTGAGTTGATAAAATTTTTTGTTCATATCTTCGGCAAGCGCTCTGGCAGACTGTTCAGGCCTTTTTCTCTCCGGCCAGTCTTTAAGATTTACCCAGGTTGCAGAGCTATCGGTTTTTGTAGCCCCGGAGCCGAAATCAAGCCCGATTATTCCGCCTCCCTGGGCTACTTCAGAATAAGACTGGGAAATCCTTTCAATTTCAAGCTCGGATTGCAATGTGCGGCTAAGCGATGTGCCAGGCATCATATAATTTAAAGCCAAAACCAATCCCTTATCCTCCATCGGCACCAAACTGGATGGAAGTTTATCAACCAAATGAAATATAAGAAATATCATTGTGCCAAAAAGAATAATATTAATTATAGCAGTTTTAATTACCAGTTTGACAACTTTTGTAAAGCTATTGGTTATTGTATCAAATAGCTTTAAAAATAATCTAATGGGAAGGATGGGGGGTGGTTGGGTCTCCTTTAAAAATATTACGCAAAGAGCCGGAGTCAGAGTAAGAGCTACAATGCCGGAGATAAAAACCGATATCGCAATTGTAATGGCGAACTGCTGATACATCTTGCCGCTGAATCCGCCTATAAATGAAGCGGGTATAAATACTGCAGAAAGCACAAGAACGATAGCTATAACAGGAGAAGTAATTTCCTGCATGGCTTTTACGGTTGCTTCCTTGACACTAAGTTTTTCTTCCCTTAAAATCCGTTCCACATTTTCAATAACCACGATGGCGTCATCAACCACAAGTCCGATTGCCAGAATAAGCCCGAACAGGGTTAACAAATTTATAGAAAAGCCTGCCGAATAGATGCCCGCAAAGGTTCCTATTATTGAAACAGGTATTGCCATTACGGGAATCAATGTAGCCCTTAAATTCCCAAGAAATACATAAATAACCATAATTACGAGGATAATTGAGATGACAAGGGCGATTATAACTTCTTTTATTGATTCTCTTACAAATCTGGTAATATCATCCACAAGGTAGTATTTTACATCCGGAGGAAACCCTTTAGACATTTCAGCAAGCTTTTTTTTGACCGCATCTCCGACAGCTACAGCGTTTGCACCCGGATTCAAAAAAACTCCCATTGCCACAGCAGGCTCTCTTTTAAATGAACCTTTCATGCCGTAGTTTTCTGCTGCAAGATCCACTCTGGCGACATCTTTTAACTTTAAAGATGAGCCATCCCGGTTTGAACGGATAATGATGTTTTCAAATTCTCCAATTGTTTTTAATCTGCTTTCAGCTCTTACGCTGTAAGTATAAATCTGCTCTGTTGAGCTGGGTTCATCACCGATTCCGCCTGCTGTGAACTGTTTATTCTGAGCCTTGATCACATCGCTTATCTCCGTAGGCGTGAGCCCGAAAACAGCCAGTTTGTCAGGTTTGAGCCATACTCTCATTGAGTATTTCTTTTCACCATAAAGAAACACATCGCCAACTCCCGGTACTCTTTTCAGGTCATCAGCAACATTTATCGCTACATAGTTTGAAAGAGAGACTATGTCCCGTTTTTGATTCTCAGATATCCAGCATAAAACAGCAAGCATATCAGGAGAACGTTCACGGACTATAACTCCCTGCTTTTGTACTTCTTCGGGTAAAGTGCTTAGCGCTATCTGTACCCTGTTGTTTACGTCAACCCTTGCCATAGCCGGATCAGTGCCCACATTAAAATATACGCTCATAGTCAGTGATCCGTCGGAAGATGCGGTGCTTGATATATAAATCATGTCCCCAACGCCATTTAAAGAATCTTCGAGCGGAATTGCCACTGTTCTTGAAACGGTATCCGCATCCGCACCCGGATAGACAGTTCTGATAATTATTTGAAGAGGGGTCAGAGCCGGATACTCCTGTACGGCTAATTCTTTTAGCGCAATGACTCCTGCAAGGGTTATGACAATCGCAATAACGGTGGACAATAACGGTTTTTCTATGAAAAATTTGGAAAACATAACCCTTATGCCTCTTTATTTATAATTTTATCTGTTTTAACCGGCATGTCCGGCCTGATTTTAAAAAAATTGTTTACTACAACCAGATCTCCTTCATTTAATCCCTTTTCTATAATGAAATTTTCTCCGCTGGTATCACCCACTTCAACCGGTCTGACAGCTATTTTTCCATCTTTTACAATAAAGACAATAGTGCCTCCGGGATTCTGGATAACGGATTGCTGAGGTACTACAATAGTATTTTTTCTTTTAAGTCCTTCAATTTTAATCCTTACAAATTGACCTGGAAGTATTTCGCTTTTACGGTTCGGAAAGACAGCTCTTGCTTTTACGGAAGCCGTTTTTTCATCAATATTTGTGTCGACAAAATTTACGGTTCCTTTTTCATCATACCTGCCATTATCCGAAATAAGCCAGGCCGAGAGCATTTTTCCCATTTTTGCCCAATTACCGCTTTTTAATTCATATTTTGTTTTCAAAAAATCTATATCCGGCAATGAAAAGTCAACATATAAAGGATCTGTTTGCGTCACAGTAACCAATGGTGTGCCGGCACTTACAAAATTACCTACATCTACGTTTCTTAGCCCGGTAACACCGGATACTGTTGCATTTACATCCGTATAATTAAGATTAATTCCGGTCTGCAACAAACGCGCCCTTGCCGCTGAAACCGAAGCTTTTGCTATTTCATATGCCGAAAGAGCAGTATCACGGTCCTGTTCGCTGGCTACTTGAGCTTCATACAGGGCGTTCATTCTTTTCCAGTCTCTTTCAGTTTTGTTCAACTGAGCTATAGCCTGTTCCAGAAGTGCCTGAGCTGTGGCTGCTTCAGCCTCATATATATCCGGTTCAATTTTAAAAAGAAGATCTTCCGCTTTAACCGATTGGCCTTCCGTAAAGAGTTTGCTCTGCAAAATTCCTGAAACTCTTGCTACAAGTGTAACGCTACTTACACTTTTTGTTCTTGCGGGATATTC
Encoded here:
- a CDS encoding radical SAM protein, whose product is MNIESFKKKDLVTALVADEKGTIFELDGYAAVGMAASSIIPLTKQNTVPMPYGGEFMFLPDRHPILFNLETSKLETLKNNPYAPGEPIFPVAAFNSPGYVLSHVCAYKELKGAKHLPLFSYGAVGWHNGKFRTAVILVDSEKRQDLRLMPHNKILVGIRSMRTKMPHNRLRAHLENCALTYGCPAAKNFFLKRFEAPLPTSKNCNAQCLGCLSLQKSTDIKNSQDRISFTPTPEEIAEIAIEHIKKVKKSVVSFGQGCEGDPLLAAHVIEPAIKLIRAKTLNGTINMNTNGSIPDVLEKLFDAGLDSIRISMNSVRETCYTSYFRPKGYAFSDVIKSIKIAIKKKKFISINYLNCPGFTDSQEELAALYDFLKKYPVNFIQWRNLNFDPLRYWKIMSEAAPVSTPVGMSTILSMIKKDFPDLKHGYFNPPKETF
- a CDS encoding peptidylprolyl isomerase, translated to MEKVENNMYVSVHYKGTLSDGEVFDSSEGRMPLEVLMGGGQLIKGFEDSLVGMSLNEKKTFTLAPEDAYGPRNDSMMHNFPLSEVPPGVVPEVGQVIGLQMQDGRQVPAKVTQIDSENVILDLNHPLAGQELTFAIEVVGISDKPTQVQEGCGCGCSSSDSCDDGGSCGDGCCG
- a CDS encoding efflux transporter outer membrane subunit encodes the protein MKKRLYIYLLVSAIGFYSCSFAPKYSKPQVNLPPDLAKTACDTAINTKWWQNYKDENLNMLIEEALKNNDDLKLAATRIEEARYRLGFAKADRFPFINANAAASRQRTSAEASQLGSAYTNNYFSLSADVAYELDLWGKLKNRKEAAYSTLLSTKAGKDTLQLSLVSNVATVYFNLVSLARQLQTTENILTSYKEIYEFRQKQFKHGILDEMVVQQAKAQYDSVKILLENLKEQDALLKNTLSLILGKTPNEIFDNLYNINLQLPEPIKVPALLPSKLLENRPDILQAEETLKAANFQIGVAKAAYFPSISLTGALGLHSFELDNLMQSSARMWNIGGNLIEPVLDFGRRNSNVKITEAQQKQAVIQYVKTVKTAFKEVHDALIKIKTSGNKLSAQEEELKALERVLFLANKKYEVGVVDYLTVLDAQRGYLNSSLNLISYQTEVINSQIVLYKALGGGWTKALLSKNDSI
- a CDS encoding bifunctional 4-hydroxy-2-oxoglutarate aldolase/2-dehydro-3-deoxy-phosphogluconate aldolase, with protein sequence MTFILDVPVIGILRGIEASFFKEILHASFSSGLQAIEVTMNTENAAQIISNCRKSVPSGKLLGAGTVRNLDEAKKAADSGAMFFVTPNTDTSVIEYAFSHNIPVIAGAFTPTEVYNAWSAGANMVKVFPCGHFGPQYIKDLLGPFDQIPLVAVGGVNSSNIGDYFKAGVKAVGTSTSLFGKEALENRNIEDLARNVKIFVELCKKAAIKNLIIKEN
- a CDS encoding alpha/beta hydrolase, whose translation is MNISLFHLLTVGYTKTANTNAEFVILLHGLARTKRSLLKLEHYLENKGFRVVNIGYPSRRKTIQELSVDTIPKAIEKCLSLGAGKIHFVTHSMGGILVRYYLENNKVSNLGRVVMLSPPNSGSEIVDKFGKSTVFKLINGPAGKQLGTKPGSIPKAVGPPDYEVGIITGDKTITPISSFLIPGKSDGKVSVESAKLLGMKDFLVVHKTHSFIMNDKKVLEQVTAFLKNGMFKID
- a CDS encoding aldolase catalytic domain-containing protein, whose translation is MFRPEIKVLDCTVRDGGLMNKWQFEDDFVRAVYKANSKAGVDYMEVGYLSSESAFPRDKFGPWRLCADKDIRRVIGEGERKIKLSAMADIGRIDYDDIPLKSESMLDMVRVACYVHQIDAAIELAHHCMEKGFEATINLMAVSTVGMRELNEALDDLSKSRVPVIYLVDSFGAFYSEDIDILSAKYMERLPGKTIGIHTHNNQQLAFANTISSIINGINYVDGSFYGIGRGAGNCPLELLISFLKNPKFNVRPIIEAIESHIFPWREKIDWGYFVPYMITGVLNQHPRSAMAIMESDKKNQILEFYDQMTNLVESL
- the aroB gene encoding 3-dehydroquinate synthase, producing the protein MKKIEIYGSTGQSKILVGESLQNLKNYIPGENVFLITDENVSKHYRNQFPGYPVITIGTGESVKTLDTAGYIYQNLMDMNAQRSSVIVGIGGGIVCDITGFVASTYLRGVSFGFVSSTLLSQVDASVGGKNGVNFKGYKNMVGVFNQPAFVICDLNLLKTLPQKDLLCGFAEIVKHAAIEDAVMFEYLENNYKKALSIDYNVIERLVYDSVVIKSSVVNRDEKEKGERRKLNFGHTIGHAIEKTTGIPHGQAVSLGMVFAAFLSEKKGLLSSGEKQQIITLLKNLELPTTIKIDKNKVMDALNKDKKREGEGIHFVLLDGIGKAVIDEISISELNSELDNVFDNI
- a CDS encoding zinc ribbon domain-containing protein, whose product is MMLETKEQVLEKILTKGKPVCPHCKTEMNLWEVPSINCGDGLGWGTPYLYICFNDDCSSYTSGWDNIKDNYAHSASYRCMCYPGTDQFELITVFSPAGATGQIIDDKIMAQQEALKEATKKGFSILAECYVSKDSPSVMRIILDPTEPARVRLKAAEMIGDIGEVDAIEPLKNLKFENKLIKEKVEQSISKIHERSFTRECPFCAEIVKKRANMCKHCGKEIAGQ